A single Symbiobacterium thermophilum IAM 14863 DNA region contains:
- the ltrA gene encoding group II intron reverse transcriptase/maturase, with translation MEQVVARENMLAALKRVERNGGAPGVDGVPTERLRDQIRVEWSRIREGLLQGTYRPQPVRRVEIPKPGGGKRMLGIPTVMDRLIQQALLQVLTPIFDPTFSESSYGFRPGRRGHDAVRKARQYVEEGYDWVVDMDLEKFFDRVNHDVLMARVARRVTDKRVLRLIRRYLQAGVMLNGVVVATEEGTPQGGPLSPLLANILLDDLDKELERRGHHFVRYADDCNIYVRSKRAGERVYRSVRHFLQERLRLKVNEEKSAVDRPWKRQFLGFSFYKHRGVRIRLAPKSLKRVKDKLRTLTDRNRSQSMEDRIRRLNAYLRGWVGYYALSDARSAFERLEGWLKRRLRACVWKQWKRVRTRFRELRALGLPEWVVHQLANSRKGPWRMAGGPLNSALGDAYWRAQGLISLTECYEATRQSWRTAGCGPACPVV, from the coding sequence ATGGAGCAGGTGGTGGCCAGGGAGAACATGCTGGCCGCCCTGAAACGGGTGGAGCGGAACGGAGGCGCTCCCGGCGTGGACGGTGTCCCCACCGAACGGCTGCGGGACCAGATTCGCGTGGAGTGGAGCCGCATCCGTGAGGGACTGCTCCAGGGGACCTACAGACCGCAGCCAGTCCGCCGGGTCGAAATCCCGAAACCGGGCGGCGGCAAGCGGATGCTGGGGATTCCCACCGTGATGGACCGCCTGATCCAACAGGCACTCCTGCAAGTACTGACGCCGATCTTTGACCCGACATTCTCCGAATCCAGCTACGGCTTTCGGCCGGGGCGGCGGGGTCATGATGCGGTCAGGAAGGCACGTCAGTACGTGGAGGAAGGGTACGACTGGGTCGTGGACATGGACCTGGAGAAGTTCTTCGACCGGGTCAACCACGACGTGCTGATGGCCCGCGTGGCGCGGCGGGTAACGGATAAGCGTGTGCTGCGGCTGATCCGGCGGTACTTACAGGCTGGGGTCATGCTGAACGGGGTAGTCGTGGCGACGGAGGAAGGGACGCCGCAGGGCGGTCCGCTGAGCCCGCTGCTGGCGAACATCCTGCTGGATGACCTCGACAAGGAGCTGGAGCGCCGCGGGCACCACTTCGTCCGGTACGCCGATGACTGCAACATCTACGTCCGCAGCAAGCGGGCGGGAGAACGGGTCTACAGGAGCGTGCGCCACTTCCTGCAGGAGCGGTTACGGCTGAAGGTCAACGAGGAGAAGAGCGCAGTGGACCGGCCGTGGAAGCGGCAGTTCCTCGGGTTTAGTTTCTACAAGCACCGGGGAGTGCGCATCCGGCTGGCCCCGAAGAGCCTGAAGCGCGTGAAGGACAAGCTCCGCACGCTGACGGACCGCAACCGCAGCCAGAGCATGGAGGACCGAATCCGGCGCCTGAATGCTTACTTGCGGGGCTGGGTTGGGTACTATGCGCTCTCCGATGCCAGGTCAGCCTTTGAAAGACTCGAAGGATGGCTGAAGCGTCGGCTGCGAGCATGCGTATGGAAGCAGTGGAAGCGTGTACGCACGCGCTTTCGGGAGTTGCGCGCCCTCGGTTTGCCCGAATGGGTAGTCCACCAACTCGCCAACAGCCGCAAAGGCCCGTGGCGGATGGCAGGTGGCCCACTAAACAGCGCCCTGGGCGACGCCTACTGGCGTGCCCAGGGGCTGATAAGCCTGACCGAATGCTATGAAGCGACTCGTCAATCCTGGCGAACCGCCGGATGCGGACCCGCATGTCCGGTGGTGTGA
- a CDS encoding GNAT family N-acetyltransferase, giving the protein MDDLMIRQMRHDEEPPMDLLLMADPSREMVAGYLGRGRCYVGERAGRVVAVCVLIDTRPYTAELVNVAVAEEERGRGIGKRMVLHAIAVARSLGYRCIELGTGNSSVDQLALYQKCGFRIVGVDPDYFTRHYPEPIYENGIPCRDMLRLRLDL; this is encoded by the coding sequence GTGGATGACCTGATGATCCGGCAGATGCGGCACGACGAGGAGCCGCCGATGGACCTGCTGCTCATGGCCGATCCGTCGCGGGAGATGGTCGCCGGGTACCTCGGCCGCGGCCGGTGCTACGTGGGCGAACGGGCCGGGCGGGTGGTGGCCGTCTGCGTCCTCATCGACACCCGGCCGTACACGGCCGAGCTGGTCAACGTGGCCGTGGCGGAGGAAGAGCGGGGCAGAGGGATCGGCAAGCGGATGGTTCTCCATGCGATCGCGGTCGCCCGCTCGCTGGGATACCGGTGCATCGAACTGGGCACGGGCAACTCCTCCGTTGACCAGCTGGCGCTTTACCAGAAGTGCGGCTTCCGGATCGTGGGCGTGGACCCGGACTACTTCACCCGGCATTATCCCGAGCCGATCTACGAGAACGGGATCCCGTGCAGGGACATGCTCCGCCTCCGACTGGATCTCTGA